A region of Mycolicibacterium brumae DNA encodes the following proteins:
- a CDS encoding phosphatase PAP2 family protein gives MTTPDGVPAEDDAREFPGDPDAPNAEETALVVVQTALADRPGVLPTARGMSHFGEHSLGWLAIGALGALTSRRHRRDWLTMMVGTFAAHAAAVVIKRVVRRPRPHHPDIAINVGTPSKLSFPSAHATSTTAAALLMARATGSKLPWLVVAPMALSRMVLGVHYPSDVAAGAVVGAGVAAVTARISDRLDGDQR, from the coding sequence ATGACGACTCCCGACGGCGTGCCCGCCGAGGACGACGCCCGCGAATTCCCCGGCGACCCGGACGCGCCGAACGCCGAGGAGACAGCGCTGGTCGTGGTCCAGACCGCGCTGGCCGATCGGCCCGGCGTGCTGCCGACCGCCCGCGGCATGTCGCATTTCGGCGAGCACAGCCTGGGCTGGCTGGCGATCGGCGCGCTGGGCGCGCTGACCTCCCGCCGTCACCGCCGGGACTGGCTGACCATGATGGTCGGCACGTTCGCCGCGCACGCCGCGGCCGTGGTCATCAAGCGGGTGGTCCGGCGCCCGCGCCCGCACCACCCGGACATCGCGATCAACGTCGGCACCCCGAGCAAGCTCAGTTTCCCGTCCGCGCACGCCACCTCGACCACCGCCGCGGCGCTGCTGATGGCCCGGGCGACCGGGTCCAAGCTGCCCTGGCTGGTGGTCGCTCCGATGGCGCTTTCCCGGATGGTGTTGGGTGTGCACTACCCCAGTGATGTGGCCGCCGGCGCGGTCGTCGGCGCCGGGGTGGCGGCGGTGACCGCCCGGATCAGCGACAGACTGGACGGAGACCAACGATGA
- the fadD32 gene encoding long-chain-fatty-acid--AMP ligase FadD32, whose translation MPFENPFVIDGRIEFPEGASIVEHVEKWAELRGDELAYRFLDFSVERDGVAKDLTWAKFSARNKAVAARLQQVTEPGDRVAILCPQNLDYLVAFFGGLYGGRISVPLFDPSEPGHVGRLHAVIDDCKPSAILTTTEAAEGVRKFFRTRPAKERPRVIAVDAIPDEVAATWVEPERPDETTIAYLQYTSGSTRIPTGVQITHLNLATNVLQVVEALEGEEGDRGLSWLPFFHDMGLITALLSPMIGYNFTFMTPAAFVRRPERWIRELARKPGDTGGTISVAPNFAFDHAAARGVPKEGSAPLDMSNVKAVLNGSEPISAATVRRFNEAFGPFGFPPKAIKPSYGLAEATLFVSTTPSSDEPTIISVDRDELNTGKFVEVPDDSPKAVAQAGAGKVGLDEWAVIVDNDSATELPDGEIGEIWISGKNMGTGYWGKPEETKETFQNILKSRTTPSHAEGNAEDATWVRTGDYGAYHNGELFITGRVKDLVIVDGRNHYPQDLEYSAQEANRALRVGYVAAFSVPANQLPDAVFEDTHSGLHRDPDDSSEQLVIVAERAAGAHKLEPQPIADDIRAAIAVRHGVTVRDVLLTPAGAIPRTSSGKIGRRACRAAYLDGSLREGRVANAFPDETD comes from the coding sequence ATGCCCTTCGAAAACCCCTTCGTCATTGATGGGCGAATCGAGTTCCCCGAAGGCGCCAGCATCGTCGAGCACGTCGAGAAGTGGGCCGAGCTCCGCGGCGACGAGCTCGCCTACCGCTTCCTGGATTTCTCCGTCGAGCGCGACGGCGTCGCCAAGGACCTGACCTGGGCCAAGTTCAGCGCCCGCAACAAGGCGGTGGCCGCCCGGCTCCAGCAGGTCACCGAACCTGGCGACCGCGTCGCCATCCTCTGCCCGCAGAACCTGGACTACCTGGTCGCGTTCTTCGGCGGCCTGTACGGCGGCCGCATCTCGGTGCCGCTGTTCGACCCGTCCGAGCCCGGCCACGTCGGCCGGCTGCACGCCGTCATCGACGACTGCAAGCCGTCGGCGATCCTGACCACCACCGAGGCCGCCGAGGGCGTGCGCAAGTTCTTCCGCACCCGGCCCGCCAAGGAGCGTCCGCGCGTCATCGCCGTCGACGCCATCCCCGACGAGGTCGCCGCCACCTGGGTCGAGCCGGAGCGGCCCGACGAGACCACCATCGCCTACCTGCAGTACACCTCCGGGTCCACCCGCATCCCCACCGGCGTGCAGATCACCCACCTGAACCTGGCCACCAACGTGCTGCAGGTGGTCGAGGCCCTGGAAGGCGAGGAAGGCGACCGCGGCCTGTCCTGGCTGCCGTTCTTCCACGACATGGGCCTGATCACCGCGCTGCTGTCGCCGATGATCGGCTACAACTTCACCTTCATGACCCCGGCCGCGTTCGTCCGCCGCCCGGAGCGCTGGATCCGCGAGCTGGCCCGCAAACCCGGAGACACCGGCGGCACCATCTCCGTCGCGCCGAACTTCGCGTTCGACCACGCCGCCGCGCGCGGCGTGCCGAAGGAGGGTTCCGCGCCGCTGGACATGTCCAACGTCAAGGCCGTGCTGAACGGCTCCGAGCCGATCTCGGCGGCCACCGTGCGCCGGTTCAACGAGGCGTTCGGCCCGTTCGGCTTCCCGCCCAAGGCGATCAAGCCGTCCTACGGCCTGGCCGAGGCGACCCTGTTCGTGTCCACCACCCCGAGCAGCGACGAGCCGACCATCATCTCGGTGGACCGCGATGAGCTGAACACCGGCAAATTCGTCGAGGTCCCCGACGACTCGCCCAAGGCGGTCGCCCAGGCCGGCGCCGGCAAGGTCGGCCTCGACGAGTGGGCCGTCATCGTCGACAACGACAGCGCCACCGAACTGCCCGATGGCGAGATCGGCGAGATCTGGATCAGCGGCAAGAACATGGGCACCGGCTACTGGGGCAAGCCGGAGGAGACCAAGGAAACCTTCCAGAACATCCTCAAGTCGCGCACCACCCCGTCGCACGCCGAAGGAAACGCCGAAGACGCCACCTGGGTCCGCACCGGCGACTACGGCGCGTACCACAACGGCGAGCTGTTCATCACCGGCCGCGTCAAGGACCTGGTGATCGTCGACGGCCGCAACCACTACCCGCAGGACCTGGAGTACTCCGCGCAGGAAGCCAACCGGGCGCTGCGGGTCGGGTACGTCGCGGCCTTCTCGGTGCCGGCCAACCAGCTGCCCGACGCGGTGTTCGAGGACACGCACTCCGGCCTGCACCGCGACCCGGATGACAGCTCCGAGCAGCTGGTGATCGTGGCTGAGCGGGCCGCCGGCGCGCACAAGCTGGAACCGCAGCCGATCGCCGACGACATCCGGGCCGCCATCGCGGTGCGCCACGGCGTCACCGTGCGCGACGTGCTGCTGACCCCGGCCGGAGCGATCCCGCGCACCTCCAGCGGAAAGATCGGCCGGCGCGCCTGCCGCGCGGCCTACCTGGACGGGTCGCTGCGCGAGGGTCGCGTCGCCAACGCCTTCCCCGACGAGACGGACTGA
- a CDS encoding cutinase family protein translates to MPSTKSADRRKRHLILGLIAAGAVAVAVALVVTIVVVVIRRPESPVTPPPDGVITTTPTTPGKKPRPEFQSADCPDTQLIVIPGTWESSRDEDPFNPGKFPLALLLPTTRALAGSFDASRAQVYTIPYTAQFHNPFAADKQMSYNDSRSEGTRATVQVMKDMNEKCPLTSYVLIGFSQGAVIAGDIASDVGNGRGPVDEDLVLGVTVIADGRRMDGEGNHIGPNPTGQGAEITLAEVPLLDSLGLKMTGPRDGGFGVLNDRVNTICAEGDLICDAPTGAFNIANLPATLDTLAGGAGQPVHAMYATPQYWVLDGQTATQWTEAWARNVLENAPHPPHG, encoded by the coding sequence ATGCCATCGACCAAGAGCGCGGATCGGCGCAAGCGGCACCTGATCCTCGGCCTGATCGCCGCCGGCGCTGTCGCCGTCGCCGTCGCGCTGGTGGTGACCATCGTGGTGGTCGTCATCCGGCGGCCGGAATCGCCGGTCACCCCGCCGCCCGACGGCGTCATCACCACGACGCCGACCACGCCCGGGAAGAAGCCGCGCCCGGAGTTCCAGTCCGCGGACTGCCCGGACACGCAGCTGATCGTCATCCCCGGCACCTGGGAGTCCTCGCGTGACGAGGACCCGTTCAACCCGGGCAAGTTCCCGCTGGCGCTGCTGCTGCCGACCACCCGGGCGCTGGCCGGCTCCTTCGACGCCAGCCGCGCGCAGGTCTACACCATCCCCTACACCGCGCAGTTCCATAACCCGTTCGCCGCCGACAAGCAGATGTCCTACAACGACAGCCGTTCCGAGGGCACCCGCGCCACCGTCCAGGTGATGAAGGACATGAACGAGAAGTGCCCGTTGACCAGCTACGTGCTGATCGGGTTCTCCCAGGGCGCGGTGATCGCCGGTGATATCGCCAGCGACGTCGGCAATGGCCGCGGCCCGGTCGACGAGGACCTGGTGCTCGGGGTGACGGTGATCGCCGACGGCCGCCGGATGGACGGCGAGGGCAACCACATCGGGCCCAACCCGACCGGCCAGGGCGCGGAGATCACCCTCGCCGAGGTGCCGCTGTTGGACTCTCTCGGTCTGAAGATGACCGGCCCGCGCGACGGCGGGTTCGGCGTGCTCAATGACCGGGTGAACACCATCTGCGCCGAGGGCGATCTGATCTGCGACGCCCCGACCGGCGCGTTCAATATCGCCAACCTGCCGGCCACCCTGGACACCCTCGCCGGTGGGGCGGGCCAGCCGGTGCACGCCATGTACGCCACGCCGCAGTACTGGGTGCTCGACGGTCAGACCGCCACCCAGTGGACCGAGGCCTGGGCCCGCAACGTCTTGGAGAACGCGCCGCACCCGCCGCACGGCTGA
- a CDS encoding decaprenyl-phosphate phosphoribosyltransferase — MSDTQTKVPSNAVTGVIKAMRPRQWVKNLLVLAAPLAAWGGDQQFDHREVLVKVGLAFIVFSLAASSIYLVNDAMDVEADRAHPTKRYRPIAAGVVRPALAYAVAAVLAVAALAISYFVVNPNLALVIAVYLGMQLAYCFGLKHQAVLDICIVSSAYLIRAIAGGAAADIRLSKWFLLVMAFGSLFMAAGKRYAELQLAERTGAKIRKSLENYTSSYLRFVWTLSATSVVLCYGLWAFERDGDTGSWFAVSMIPFTIAILRYAVDVDGGEAGEPEDIALGDRVLQILALAWIGSVVAAIFWS; from the coding sequence ATGAGCGACACCCAAACCAAGGTGCCGAGCAACGCCGTCACCGGCGTCATCAAGGCGATGCGCCCGCGCCAGTGGGTGAAGAACCTGCTGGTGCTGGCCGCGCCGCTGGCCGCGTGGGGCGGCGACCAGCAGTTCGACCACCGCGAGGTGCTGGTCAAGGTCGGCCTCGCGTTCATCGTGTTCTCCCTGGCCGCGTCCTCGATCTACCTGGTCAACGACGCCATGGACGTTGAAGCCGACCGCGCGCACCCGACCAAGCGGTACCGCCCGATCGCCGCCGGCGTGGTCCGGCCCGCGCTGGCCTACGCCGTCGCTGCCGTGCTGGCCGTCGCGGCGCTGGCCATCAGCTACTTCGTCGTCAACCCCAACCTGGCCCTGGTCATCGCGGTCTACCTGGGCATGCAGCTGGCCTACTGCTTCGGCCTCAAGCACCAGGCGGTGCTCGACATCTGCATCGTCAGCTCGGCGTACCTGATCCGCGCCATCGCAGGCGGCGCGGCCGCAGACATCCGGCTGTCCAAGTGGTTCCTGCTGGTGATGGCGTTCGGCTCGCTGTTCATGGCCGCCGGCAAGCGCTACGCCGAACTGCAGCTCGCCGAACGAACCGGCGCCAAGATCCGCAAGTCGCTGGAGAACTACACCAGCAGCTACCTGCGCTTCGTCTGGACGTTGTCGGCCACCTCGGTGGTGCTCTGCTACGGGCTGTGGGCCTTCGAGCGCGACGGCGACACCGGCTCCTGGTTCGCGGTGTCGATGATCCCGTTCACCATCGCGATCCTGCGCTACGCCGTCGACGTCGACGGCGGCGAGGCCGGCGAACCCGAGGACATCGCCCTCGGCGACCGGGTGCTGCAGATTTTGGCCCTGGCCTGGATCGGATCGGTCGTTGCGGCCATCTTCTGGAGCTGA
- the glf gene encoding UDP-galactopyranose mutase, whose product MTDRFDLYVVGSGFFGLTIAERVATQLGKRVLVVERRPHIGGNAYSEPEPQTGIEVHRYGAHLFHTSNKRVWDYVRQFTEFTGYQHRVFAMHNGQAYQFPMGLGLVAQFFGRYYSPDEARALIAEQAAEIDTAEAANFEEKAISLIGRPLYEAFIKAYTAKQWQTDPKELPAANITRLPVRYTFDNRYFNDAYEGLPVDGYTAWLQNMAADDRIEVRLDTDWFDVRDELRAANPDAPVVYTGPLDRYFDYAEGRLGWRTLDFETEVLPTGDFQGTPVMNYNDADVPYTRIHEFRHFHPERDYPNDKTVIMREFSRFADADDEPYYPINTEDDRALLATYRARAKAETDAAGVLFGGRLGTYQYLDMHMAIASALSMYDNVLAPHLRDGEPLSPRPQQES is encoded by the coding sequence ATGACTGATCGCTTTGACCTCTACGTTGTGGGCTCCGGATTCTTCGGCCTGACCATCGCCGAGCGGGTGGCCACCCAGCTGGGCAAACGGGTGCTCGTCGTGGAGCGCCGGCCGCATATCGGCGGCAACGCCTACTCCGAGCCGGAGCCGCAGACCGGCATCGAGGTGCACCGTTACGGCGCGCACCTGTTCCACACCTCCAACAAGCGGGTGTGGGACTACGTGCGGCAGTTCACCGAGTTCACCGGCTACCAGCACCGCGTCTTCGCCATGCACAACGGGCAGGCCTACCAGTTCCCGATGGGCCTGGGCCTGGTCGCGCAGTTCTTCGGCCGCTACTACTCGCCGGACGAAGCGCGCGCGCTGATCGCCGAGCAGGCCGCCGAGATCGACACCGCCGAGGCGGCGAACTTCGAGGAGAAGGCGATCAGCCTGATCGGCCGCCCGCTCTACGAGGCGTTCATCAAGGCCTACACCGCCAAGCAGTGGCAGACCGACCCCAAGGAACTGCCCGCCGCCAACATCACCCGGCTGCCGGTGCGCTACACCTTCGACAACCGCTACTTCAACGACGCCTACGAGGGCCTGCCGGTCGACGGCTACACCGCCTGGCTGCAGAACATGGCCGCCGACGACCGCATCGAGGTCCGACTGGACACCGACTGGTTCGACGTGCGCGACGAGTTGCGCGCCGCCAACCCGGACGCCCCGGTGGTCTACACCGGCCCGCTGGACCGTTACTTCGACTACGCCGAGGGCCGGCTGGGCTGGCGCACCCTGGACTTCGAGACCGAGGTGCTGCCCACCGGTGACTTCCAGGGCACCCCGGTGATGAACTACAACGACGCCGACGTGCCCTACACCCGGATCCACGAGTTCCGGCACTTCCACCCGGAGCGGGACTACCCGAACGACAAGACCGTCATCATGCGGGAGTTCTCGCGGTTCGCCGACGCCGACGACGAGCCCTACTATCCGATCAACACCGAAGACGACCGCGCGCTGCTGGCCACCTACCGGGCTCGGGCGAAGGCGGAGACCGACGCCGCGGGCGTGCTGTTCGGCGGGCGGCTCGGCACCTACCAGTATCTGGACATGCACATGGCCATCGCCAGCGCGCTGAGCATGTACGACAACGTGCTGGCGCCGCACCTGCGCGACGGCGAACCGCTGTCGCCGCGGCCCCAGCAGGAAAGCTAG
- the zomB gene encoding flagellar motor control protein ZomB, protein MRPSSGADSPRTGRLLADFGLTAPALVMPKFPFTMSARVSLWSGVAVIGALFALGAWQRRWISDDGLIVLRTIRNLQAGNGPVFNAGERVEANTSTAWTYLNWIGAWVGGSVQLEYVALALALACSVAGVVLAMLGAGRLYAPSLVGRQALLLPASALVYIAIPPARDFATSGLETGLGLAYIGLLWWMMVCWSQRLRSTPTAGSSDGLLFTAAVAAVAGFSPLIRPELAVLGGLAWLLIFIATPGWRRRLVIFIAGAALPIGYQIFRMGYYGLLVPSPALAKEASGSKWSQGLTYLANFNNPYLLWIPALLLLGLGLVLLVVRSRSWWVRHDIPAGYSWLTRTLQAPLVVVGVFVAAGLIQALYWVHQGGDFMHGRVLLLPLFTMMAPIAVIPVVVPDGRLVSREAGYLLAGGTTVLWMMLAGWAAWAANSPGMGRDATWVTDTGIVDERRFYSQATGNAHPLTAADYLDYPRMRAVLVAIENTPDGALLLPSGNYDQWDVVPAIPPPADLPPDAPERLNPPHTVFFTNMGMVGMNVGLNVRVIDQIGLINPLAMHTHRVEGGRIGHDKDLFPDWAVAEGPFLAEPPYLPAYLDENWVIEARAALDCPATESRLFGIRAPMTPRLFFSNLTHAASFTKYRIDRVPKYELIRCGLVSPPLKGEQYAGFPATGP, encoded by the coding sequence TTGCGGCCATCTTCTGGAGCTGATTCCCCGCGCACCGGGCGCCTGCTGGCCGATTTCGGCCTGACCGCGCCCGCGCTGGTGATGCCGAAGTTCCCGTTCACCATGTCCGCGCGGGTCAGCCTGTGGTCCGGGGTGGCGGTCATCGGCGCGCTGTTCGCACTCGGCGCCTGGCAGCGCCGCTGGATCTCCGACGACGGCCTGATCGTGCTGCGCACCATCCGCAACCTGCAGGCCGGCAACGGCCCGGTGTTCAACGCCGGGGAGCGGGTGGAGGCCAACACCTCCACCGCCTGGACCTACCTGAACTGGATCGGCGCCTGGGTCGGCGGCTCGGTGCAGCTGGAGTACGTGGCGCTGGCGCTCGCGCTGGCCTGCAGCGTCGCCGGCGTGGTGCTGGCAATGCTGGGCGCCGGGCGGCTGTACGCGCCGAGCCTGGTCGGCCGCCAGGCGCTGCTGCTGCCGGCCAGCGCGCTGGTCTACATCGCGATCCCGCCGGCCCGCGACTTCGCCACCTCCGGGCTGGAGACCGGCCTCGGTCTGGCCTACATCGGGCTGCTCTGGTGGATGATGGTGTGCTGGTCGCAGCGGCTGCGCTCCACGCCGACCGCCGGCAGCTCCGACGGCCTGCTGTTCACCGCGGCCGTCGCCGCTGTGGCGGGCTTCTCCCCGCTGATCCGTCCGGAACTGGCGGTGCTCGGCGGCCTGGCCTGGCTGCTGATCTTCATCGCCACCCCCGGCTGGCGGCGACGACTGGTGATCTTCATCGCCGGCGCCGCGCTGCCGATCGGGTACCAGATCTTCCGGATGGGCTACTACGGCCTGCTGGTGCCCAGCCCAGCGCTGGCCAAGGAGGCGTCCGGCTCCAAGTGGTCGCAGGGCCTGACCTACCTGGCGAACTTCAACAATCCGTACCTGCTGTGGATCCCGGCGCTGCTGCTGCTCGGGCTGGGTCTGGTGCTGCTGGTGGTGCGCAGCCGGTCCTGGTGGGTGCGCCACGACATCCCGGCCGGCTACAGCTGGCTGACCCGCACCCTGCAGGCCCCGCTGGTGGTGGTCGGGGTGTTCGTCGCCGCCGGCCTGATCCAGGCGCTGTACTGGGTGCACCAGGGCGGTGACTTCATGCACGGCCGGGTCCTGCTGCTGCCGCTGTTCACCATGATGGCTCCGATCGCCGTCATCCCCGTCGTCGTCCCCGACGGCCGGCTGGTGTCCCGGGAGGCCGGCTACCTGCTGGCCGGCGGCACCACGGTGCTGTGGATGATGCTCGCCGGCTGGGCCGCCTGGGCGGCGAACTCCCCGGGCATGGGCCGCGACGCCACCTGGGTCACCGACACCGGGATCGTCGACGAACGCCGGTTCTACTCGCAGGCCACCGGCAACGCGCACCCGCTGACCGCCGCGGACTACCTGGACTACCCGCGGATGCGGGCGGTGCTGGTGGCCATCGAGAACACCCCCGACGGCGCGCTGCTGCTGCCGTCGGGCAATTACGACCAGTGGGACGTGGTCCCGGCGATCCCGCCGCCGGCGGACCTGCCGCCGGACGCCCCGGAGCGGCTCAACCCGCCGCACACCGTGTTCTTCACCAATATGGGCATGGTCGGCATGAACGTCGGACTCAACGTGCGGGTGATCGACCAGATCGGGCTGATCAACCCCCTCGCCATGCACACCCACCGCGTCGAAGGCGGCCGGATCGGGCACGACAAGGATCTGTTCCCGGACTGGGCGGTCGCCGAGGGGCCGTTCCTCGCCGAGCCGCCGTACCTGCCCGCCTACCTGGACGAGAACTGGGTCATCGAGGCGCGCGCCGCGCTGGATTGCCCGGCCACCGAGTCCCGGTTGTTCGGCATCCGCGCGCCCATGACGCCGCGGCTGTTCTTCTCGAACCTGACGCACGCCGCGTCGTTCACCAAATACCGCATCGACCGGGTGCCGAAGTACGAGCTGATCCGCTGCGGGCTGGTGTCGCCGCCGCTGAAGGGCGAGCAGTACGCGGGGTTCCCGGCGACGGGTCCGTAG
- a CDS encoding glycosyltransferase → MTDSKAVSLLSRVILPRPGEPLDVRKLYIVESDTNARRAHAPTRTSLEIGAESEVSFATYFNAFPASYWRRWTTVTSVVLRVELTGAARVDVYRSKSTGARISVTGASVNSDTPAVVELEIGLEPFEDGGWIWFDITTDTKTVVHSAAWHAPVAAPGRADVAVGIPTFNRPEDCVNALAALTSDALVDEAIGAVVVSDQGSRKAVDHPGFAEAAAALGDRLSIHNQPNLGGSGGYSRVMLEALRTTDCQQILFMDDDIRIEPDSILRALAFSRFAKTPTLVGGQMLNLQEPSHLHVMGEVVDRSNFMWTNAPFTEYDHDFAKHPLVVDPSEDPHRNHKSLLLHRRVDVDYNGWWMCMIPRQVAEELGQPLPLFIKWDDADYGLRAAEHGYPTVTLPGAAIWHMAWSDKDDAIDWQAYFHLRNRLVAAAMHWDGDVKGLVASMVKATIKHLMCLEYSTVAIQNKAIDDFLAGPENLFDILESALPEVHRIRKEYPDAVVLPGATALPPASGRTGPPRPPVAKPMIALRLLQGIRHQLRPADPECHVRPQLNVPTQDARWFLLCKVDGVTVTTADGRGVVFRQRDRAKAAALLRDSLRRTARLRREFDTMRRRYRDALPMLSSREKWESVLLEPTTTGPKDGAK, encoded by the coding sequence ATGACCGACTCCAAAGCCGTCAGCCTGCTGTCCCGGGTGATCCTGCCGCGGCCGGGCGAGCCGCTGGACGTCCGCAAGCTCTACATCGTCGAATCCGACACCAACGCCCGGCGCGCGCACGCGCCGACGCGCACCTCGTTGGAGATCGGCGCGGAGTCCGAGGTGTCCTTCGCCACCTACTTCAACGCGTTCCCGGCCAGCTACTGGCGGCGCTGGACGACGGTCACCTCGGTGGTGCTGCGCGTCGAGCTGACCGGCGCTGCCCGGGTGGACGTGTACCGGTCGAAATCCACCGGCGCCCGGATCAGCGTCACCGGGGCCTCGGTCAACAGCGATACCCCCGCGGTCGTCGAACTCGAGATCGGCCTGGAGCCGTTCGAGGACGGCGGCTGGATCTGGTTCGACATCACCACCGACACCAAGACCGTCGTGCACAGCGCCGCCTGGCACGCGCCGGTGGCAGCCCCCGGCCGGGCCGACGTGGCCGTCGGCATCCCCACCTTCAACCGCCCCGAGGACTGCGTCAACGCGCTGGCGGCGCTCACCTCCGACGCGCTGGTCGACGAGGCGATCGGCGCGGTCGTCGTCTCCGACCAGGGCAGCCGCAAGGCCGTCGACCATCCGGGTTTCGCCGAGGCGGCCGCCGCCCTCGGCGACCGGCTCAGCATCCACAACCAGCCCAACCTGGGCGGCTCCGGCGGCTACAGCCGGGTGATGCTGGAGGCGCTGCGCACCACCGACTGCCAGCAGATCTTGTTCATGGACGACGACATCCGCATCGAGCCGGACTCCATCCTGCGGGCGCTGGCCTTCAGCCGGTTCGCCAAGACCCCGACGCTGGTCGGCGGGCAGATGCTGAACCTGCAGGAGCCGTCGCACCTGCACGTGATGGGCGAGGTGGTCGACCGCTCCAACTTCATGTGGACCAACGCGCCGTTCACCGAGTACGACCACGACTTCGCCAAGCACCCGCTGGTCGTCGACCCCAGCGAGGACCCGCACCGCAACCACAAGAGCCTGCTGCTGCACCGGCGCGTCGACGTCGACTACAACGGCTGGTGGATGTGCATGATCCCGCGGCAGGTGGCCGAGGAGCTCGGCCAGCCGCTGCCGCTGTTCATCAAGTGGGACGACGCGGACTACGGCCTGCGCGCCGCCGAGCACGGCTACCCGACGGTGACCCTGCCCGGCGCGGCGATCTGGCACATGGCCTGGAGCGACAAGGACGACGCCATCGACTGGCAGGCGTACTTCCACCTGCGCAACCGGCTGGTCGCCGCCGCCATGCACTGGGACGGCGACGTCAAGGGCCTGGTCGCCAGCATGGTCAAGGCCACCATCAAGCACCTGATGTGCCTGGAGTACTCGACCGTCGCCATCCAGAACAAGGCCATCGACGACTTCCTGGCCGGCCCGGAGAACCTGTTCGACATCCTGGAGTCGGCGCTGCCGGAGGTGCACCGGATCCGCAAGGAGTACCCCGACGCCGTCGTGCTGCCGGGCGCCACCGCGCTGCCGCCCGCCTCCGGGCGCACCGGCCCGCCACGCCCGCCGGTGGCCAAGCCGATGATCGCGCTGCGGCTGCTGCAGGGCATCCGGCACCAGCTGCGCCCGGCCGACCCGGAATGCCACGTCCGCCCGCAGCTCAACGTGCCCACCCAGGACGCCCGCTGGTTCCTGCTCTGCAAGGTCGACGGCGTCACCGTCACCACCGCCGACGGCCGCGGGGTGGTGTTCCGGCAGCGCGACCGCGCCAAGGCCGCCGCGCTGCTGCGCGACTCGCTGCGCCGCACCGCCAGGCTGCGCCGCGAATTCGACACCATGCGCCGGCGCTACCGCGACGCGCTGCCGATGCTGTCCAGCCGGGAGAAGTGGGAATCGGTCCTGCTGGAGCCGACCACCACCGGGCCCAAGGACGGCGCGAAATGA